CGGCACCGGCATCGAGGACGATCTCCATCAGGCGCTCCTCGGTGGCTTGCCCCGTCGCGATGGCGAACTGTCCCTTCTTTTCGAACATCCATGACACGCTGTTCGGCTGGCCGAGATCGCCGCCATGCTTGGTGAATGCGTGCCGGATCTCGGGCGTCGTGCGCATCTTGTTGTCGGTCAGGACCTCGACGTAGACCGCGACACCCCCGGGACCGTAGCCCTCATAGACGACGTCTTCGTAGACGACGCCCGGAAGCTCCCCGGTCCCCTTCATGATGGCGCGCTTGATGTTGTCGGCCGGCATGTTCACGGCCTTCGCCTCCGCGATCGCACTACGCAGGCGGGGGTTGCCGTCAGGATCTCCGCCGCCGATCTTGGCCGCCACGGTGAGCTCTTTGATGACCCGGGTGAAGGCCTTTCCCCTCTTGGCGTCGAGGGCGGCCTTCTTGTGCTTGATCGTCGACCATTTATTATGACCCGACATGACGATTCCCCTGTAATTGCAGCAGTTTAGCACACCGATCCGAGAGCGAGAGCGAAGCTCGCCCGTCGGCTGCCAGGCGGAGCGGCCGGCTAGAAGGTGTACTTGACCCCGATGTTGAGAGTCGCACCGTCCCAGCGAATCGAGCCCGCGTGGACGTAGTAGTAACCGGGGTCGGGAATGCCATCTTTGGGCCCGGTCAACTGGCAGAGAAACGGCTGGGTCGCACAGTTG
The Candidatus Polarisedimenticolaceae bacterium DNA segment above includes these coding regions:
- a CDS encoding YebC/PmpR family DNA-binding transcriptional regulator, whose amino-acid sequence is MSGHNKWSTIKHKKAALDAKRGKAFTRVIKELTVAAKIGGGDPDGNPRLRSAIAEAKAVNMPADNIKRAIMKGTGELPGVVYEDVVYEGYGPGGVAVYVEVLTDNKMRTTPEIRHAFTKHGGDLGQPNSVSWMFEKKGQFAIATGQATEERLMEIVLDAGADDMQSGSDGFEVTCGPSAFSAVQEALEKAGIPTTEAKLAMVPTTSVDLDAKKAGQCLRLLEVLEEHDDVQNVYANLSFDDAAIAEEAS